In Dromiciops gliroides isolate mDroGli1 chromosome 4, mDroGli1.pri, whole genome shotgun sequence, one DNA window encodes the following:
- the LOC122755141 gene encoding basic proline-rich protein-like, translating to MNEDQRSPLPLTILIVGADIPQLGPHSGSASSRMLGSPRLPPARLGSARLGSARPGSARLPPVRLGPARLLPARLLPARLGSARLSSAQLGSAPPGSARLGSARLLPARLRPARLGSARPGSSRLGSAPPGSARLRPARLGPAPPGSARLGSARLGPARLGSAPPGSAPPGSARLPQARLSSAPLASPRLPPAPPRIPPPPPASPRLGSPPPGFPRLPSARPGSARPGSARLGSARLGSPRLGSAGLGSSRLGSARLGSARLGSARLGSARLGPARLGPARLGPAPPGSAPPGSAPPGSARLSAPPGSAPPGSAQLGSPRLPSSPPGSPRLPPASPRLPPAPPASPRLGSPPPNYPRLPPAPLGSAPLPPALPASPRLPPPPPASPRLPSARLPSPRLPSARLPSPRLPPAPLGSAPPGSPRLSPPPPSSPRLGSPPPNYPRLPPAPLGSAPLPPAPPRLSPPPPGSPRLGSPPPSYPRLPSARLPSPPLPPALPASPRLPLLPSAPLGSAPLPPAPPGSPRLPPAPLGSASLPPATPGSPRLPSLPLPPPRLPPALPGSPRLPPAPPGFPRLPPAPLASPRSPTHPTLFI from the exons ATGAATGAGGATCAGAGATCTCCTCTTCCCCTTACAATTCTGATAGTAGGAGCGGACATTCCCCAGCTGGGGCCTCACAGCGGCAGTGCCAGTTCCAGAATG CTCGGCTCCCCCCGGCTCCccccggctcggctcggctcggcccgGCTCGGCTCGGCCCGGCCTGGCTCGGCTCGGCTCCCCCCGGTTCGGCTCGGCCCGGCTCGGCTCCTCCCGGCTCGGCTCCtcccggctcggctcggctcggctcggctcagCTCGGCTCAGCTCGGCTCGGCTCCgcccggctcggctcggctcggctcggcccgGCTCCTCCCGGCTCGGCTCCGCCccgctcggctcggctcggctcggcccgGCTCCtcccggctcggctcggctcctcccggctcggctcggctccgCCCGGCTCGGCTCGGCCCGGCTCCGCCCGGCTCGGCCCGGCTCGGCTCGGCCCGGCTCGgcccggctcggctcggctcggctcctCCCGGCTCGGCTCCgcccggctcggctcggctcccCCAGGCTCGGCTCAGCTCGGCTCCCCTCGCCTCCCCTCGTCTCCCCCCGGCTCCCCCCCGCATCCCCCCGCCTCCCCCCGCCTCCCCTCGGCTCGGCTCCCCTCCCCCCGGCTTCCCCCGGCTCCCCTCGGCTCGGCCCGGCTCGGCTCGGCCCGGCTCGGCCCGGCTCGGCTCGGCCCGGCTCGGCTCCCCCCGGCTCGGCTCGGCCGGGCTCGGCTCCTCCCGGCTCGGCTCGGCCCGGCTCGGCTCCGCCCGGCTCGGCTCGGCCCGGCTCGGCTCGGCCCGGCTCGGCCCGGCCCGGCTCGGCCCGGCTCGGCTCGGCCCGGCTCCGCCCGGCTCGGCTCCGCCCGGCTCGGCTCCgcccggctcggctcggctctCGGCTCCCCCAGGCTCGGCTCCCCCAGGCTCGGCTCAGCTCGGCTCCCCTCGCCTCCCCTCGTCTCCCCCCGGCTCCCCTCGGCTCCCCCCCGCATCCCCCCGCCTCCCCCCGGCTCCTCCCGCCTCCCCTCGGCtcggctcccctccccccaactaccCCCGGCTCCCCCCGGCTCCCCTCGGCTCGGCTCCCCTCCCCCCGGCTCTTCCCGcctctccccgcctccccccGCCTCCCCCTGCCTCCCCTCGGCTCCCCTCGGCTCGGctcccctccccccgcctccCCTCGGCTCGGCTCCCCTCCCCCCGGCTTCCCCCGGCTCCCCTCGGCTCGGCTCCCCCGGGCTCCCCCCGGctctccccgcctccccccagCTCCCCTCGGCtcggctcccctccccccaactaccCCCGGCTCCCCCCGGCTCCCCTCGGCTCGGCTCCCCTCCCCCCGGCTCCCCCCCGGCTCTCCCCGCCTCCCCCCGGCTCCCCTCGGCtcggctcccctccccccagctacCCCCGGCTCCCCTCGGCtcggctcccctccccccccctccccccggctCTCCCCGCCTCCCCCCGGCTCCCCCTGCTCCCCTCGGCTCCCCTCGGCTCGGCTCCCCTCCCCCCGGCTCCCCCGGGCTCTCCCCGCCTCCCCCCGGCTCCCCTCGGCTCggcttccctccccccagctaCCCCCGGCTCCCCCCGGCTCCCCTCG ctacccctgcctcccccccggCTCCCCCCGGCTCTCCCCGGATCTCCCCGCCTCCCCCCGGCTCCCCCGGGCTTCCCCCGGCTCCCCCCGGCTCCCCTCGCCTCCCCTCGCTCGCCCACCCACCCCACTCTCTttatctag